One Fictibacillus halophilus genomic window, AGCTATGTATCTCTTCTATATGCCATGAACGCTTTCGATATTGGCGATAAGCTTGGTGGCTGGGAGCGGGCAGCATCACAAATTCAAGCTGAAGTACATGCTTTTGGCTATGAAGGAGACCTTCTATATCCTCCTGAGGTGATTGAGAATTTTGTAAAACATACTAGATTCGGAACCTACTATTCTATAGAAACAGACTTTGGTCATGATGGATTTTTAGTTGAATTTGAAAAATGGGGACCACATGTAAGAGAAGCATTGAGACAAGAAGGGAGGCTGCAATATGGCACCTATTAAAGCGGCGCTGCTAGGTTTTGGAACCGTTGGTCAAGGTGTATATGAAGCACTGAAAACGCATAGAGAACAACTTCAAGCTGTGCTGGGTAAAGAGGTTGTGATCGAAGGGATATTAGTTAAAGATGGAAGAAAAAAACGTGAAGTGGATGAACATGTTTTAATAACTACTGATTTTGATGAGATCCTCAATATTGATGGACTAGAGGTCGTGTTTGAAGCAATCGTGGGAGAAGAGCCAGGTTTTACTTATTTGAGTCGTGCACTTGATAAAGGCTGTCATGTGATCACCGCAAACAAAGTCATGTTTGCGAGACATGGAAGAACATTGCTCGATAAAGCGGAAACACGTGATCGTTTTGTTGGATTCGAAGCGACAACAGCAGGTGGAACACCAATCATTCGGAGCATCTCTCAGCTTCTTCAAGTGAACGAAATTCATGCAGTTGAAGCTATACTTAATGGCACATCCAACTACATTTTAACGAATATGAGGGAAAAAGGTCTTCCCTTTCATGAGGTGTTGAAATCTGCGCAAGAACTAGGTTATGCAGAGGCTGACCCGACAAATGATATAGAAGGTCATGATGCATTTTATAAGTTAATGATTTTAAGTGAGTTGTCGTTTGGTGAGACGCCAAAATGGGAGGATGTAGAACGCAAAGGAATAACAGAAGTAACGAGAGAGCAAATCTCGGTATTCAAAGACTGGGGATATAAGGTGAAGCATTTGGCGCGGATCCGCCGTGACCGCGACCAATTCATTTCATCAGTAAAACCCGTTTTGGTTGACGCAGATCACCCATTATATGGTGTGGAAGACGTTCAAAATGCCATTACGATCGATACGAGTCTCGCAGGAAAAGTTACGGTTCAAGGAGCAGGAGCAGGAAAACTTCCAACAGCAAGCGCCATGGTGGAAGACTTGACTTATGTGCTGCAGCCTCATTCTGTAGTAAGAAAGAAAAAAGTAGAACAGCATGCTGCTAATAGTAGCGAAGACACAAACTTCACATCAGTTGGAGAGTATGTAGTCATAGGTTCATCTGTAAGCTTTCATGGAACGGATGACGTACAAATTTTAAAACAAGAAATAAAAGAAGAGCTTGTTTTTCTTCTGATCGAGTGTCAAGTGAGTACGGCAACTCTATTAAAAGAAAACCCTGAACTGGCTGTTTATGAGGTGGCGGGAAAGGAGAGGAAAAAAGCGGTTAAGCTAGAACAGAAGGATACATTACTTAAAAAAGTAATAAATCTATAGAATGAAAAAAGCTCCATCAAAGTGGTTATCCGAACATTGCAGAGTGGCTCCTGCGATGTTTTTTAGTGTATGTTTTAATGTAATCGAGCAAAAAAACCTCATTTGCAAAATCATACAATCAAAGAAAGAAGCTGGCTGAAAGGTCAACAAATGACTGCTTTCAACCAGCTTTTCTCTTATTTACTCTTCTTCATAATCCTCGTTTATTACCGTGAATTCATCGATCAACTCTCCATCAGAAGAAGTAGTCCTAAAGGTGATTTTGTCTTTATCTACTTTTGCGTGCATGGACACGGCAATGTTATCCATGTTTACAAACTCAAACTTCTCATCAGCTACAGCGTCATAATGCTTGTTACCTGTCGTTCCGGCTACTACATATATCGTGCCATTCGTATCTTCTTTTCCGTCTTTCAGTTTCTTTGTTCTGCCATAAGAATGATCGTGGCCCGAGAAAACAAGATCGATTCCAAGTTCGTCTGCTACAGGAGGAATCTTTTCTTTCATAATCTCGTTACCGCCGAACGGGTTGGTGTAATATGGCGGTTTATGAGTCACAAGAATTTTCCAAGGTTTATCCGAATTCTTCATATCTTGTTTCAACCACTCTAGCTGTTGATTTAATATATCAGCATCAGATGTGTATCCAAGTACAGCAATATGCATGTTGTTGTAATCCACTGAATAGGTTCCGCCTTTATCTACATCCGGTCCATTCTTCGGTAAGTTTAAGATTGCTTTTGCCAGCGATCCGTCTGCATCACCCATGTACTCATGGTTCCCTAAGGCCGTAACTAAGTCAGTTGCGCGAATGTTGCTGTACTGACTCAGCGCTGCTAACGAATCATCCCATTGTTTAAACTTAGAAGATTCGTCGATCAAATCACCAACGTGAATCATAAATGATAAATCTTTATTGTTGAGATCTCCAAGAATTTTATTAAAGTGAGTAAGGTCGG contains:
- a CDS encoding homoserine dehydrogenase, translating into MAPIKAALLGFGTVGQGVYEALKTHREQLQAVLGKEVVIEGILVKDGRKKREVDEHVLITTDFDEILNIDGLEVVFEAIVGEEPGFTYLSRALDKGCHVITANKVMFARHGRTLLDKAETRDRFVGFEATTAGGTPIIRSISQLLQVNEIHAVEAILNGTSNYILTNMREKGLPFHEVLKSAQELGYAEADPTNDIEGHDAFYKLMILSELSFGETPKWEDVERKGITEVTREQISVFKDWGYKVKHLARIRRDRDQFISSVKPVLVDADHPLYGVEDVQNAITIDTSLAGKVTVQGAGAGKLPTASAMVEDLTYVLQPHSVVRKKKVEQHAANSSEDTNFTSVGEYVVIGSSVSFHGTDDVQILKQEIKEELVFLLIECQVSTATLLKENPELAVYEVAGKERKKAVKLEQKDTLLKKVINL